From Polaribacter haliotis:
GCCAAGTGAAAGGAAGTTTGAAAAGGAAATCCTGTTGATTTTGCAGATAAATAAGCCTCGTTTATTTTCTGAGAAGTTGCTTTTATTTTTACAGTGGTTTGTTCTGGTTCCAAAACAAATGTGCCCTTATTGGGAATAATTTCTACCCAACCTTGGGAAGCCAATTCGTCGTAAATAGCAACTGCAGTATTTCTATGAACTTCTAGTAATTTCGATAAATTTCGAGTCCCAGGTAAAATAGTACCTTTCGTTAAATATCTTCTTTGTATTGCATTTATAATTTGTTGCGAAACCTGAATATATACAGGCTGAGGAATCTTTTTATCGAAAGTAATTAATTGTTTCAAAAGCGCAAAAACCGGACTATCTATCATTTTAAAACTGGACTAGTTTAATCGTCCATAAAATTACGACTTTTGCACCGTTTTTAAATCACTATTCATGAAAATTAAAATTACATTATTATTTACTGCAATATTTTTTTCTTTACAATTAACTGCGCAAGAAGAAACTACAAAAAGAGACACTTTAAAAGAAGTAATAATTACTTCTAGTAGAATCGATTTACCATTTAAAAAAAATTCTAGAACGATAGATATTATTACTACTAAAGATATTAAAAACAGTGCAACAACAAATGTAGCAGATTTGTTACAACAAGTCGCAGGTGTAGATATTAGAAGAAGAGGAACAGCAGGAAGTCAGGCAGATTTATATATTAGAGGTGGTGGTTTCGACCAGACTTTACTATTAATTGATGGTATAAAAATGGACGATTCTCAAACAGGACATCATACATTAAACGCAGCTTTACCTCTTGAAGTAATTGAGCGAATTGAAATTATAAAAGGACCTGCAGCAAGAGTTTTTGGGCAAAATGCATTTACTGGAGCTATAAATATTATAACCAAAAAGAAACTAAATTATACTGCTTCAGCAAATATCGAAGCTGGTTCTTTCGGACAATTTAATGGTTCTGTAACAGTTGGTAAAGAGTACGAAAATTCATCTGTAATTGCTCATGTTGGTGCATTAACTTCAGATGGTTACAGAGAAAATTCAGATTATAACAATTACAATTATTTTTTAAAAGCAGTTTTTAATAAGAAATCGCAACCAATTGAAGTAATTGGTACTTTTTTCGATAAAAAATTCGGAGCAGAAAATTTCTATACAACAAATCCATCATTTCATGAATATGAAGAAACTCAAAGTAGTTTATTGGGTGTGCAAACCACTTTTATAGGAGATAAATTAAAAATTACTCCAAGAATTTATTGGAGAAGAGGACAAGATATTTTCTTGTTAAGAAGAGCAGATCCTAATTTTTACAGAAATTTACATATTACAAATAAAGTAGGGGCAGAAACGAATGCTTCTTATAGCTCAGAATTAGGAATTACTGGTTTTGGAATAGATATTTCTCGTGTTTCTATTAGTAGTAACAATTTAGGAAAAAGAGATAGAATTATGGCTAACTTGTTTTTAGAGCATCGTTTTAAGTTTTTGAAAGATAAATTAGATATTACACCAGGAGTTGCTGTTACTTATTTCTCGGATTTTAAATTCCATGCTTTTCCTGGGTTGGATATTGGTTATCAAATCTCAGATGATTTTAGAGCTTATGGAAATATTGGTTCAACATATAGAATACCAACATATACCGACTTATTTTATAATGATGGAACAACAAATGGAAATCCAAATTTAAAACCAGAAGAAGCTTTTGCACAAGAAATTGGTTTAAAATATAATTCTGGTCGTTTTTCTACCTCTGTTGCACTTTTTAATAGAGATGCTACTAATTTAATAGATTTTATACGTCCAGATGCAGATCCAGCAACAAAATATACAGCAACAAATATTGCAAAAGTAAACACAAAAGGTTTTGAGTTAAATGCAGATTATCGTTTTAATATAAAAGACTACAAACAAACTTTAGCAATTGGTTATAATTATTTAAATGATGATATTTTAGATCAAAATAAAGATTTATCTCGTTATTCTTTAAACACTTTAAAACATCAATTTATAACACGTTTTTCTTCGCAATTATTTAAAAATGTAAGACAGAACATTATTTACAAACACGCAGAACGTTCTATTGGAACAAGTTATAATGTTTGGGATGCTTCTGTAATTGTAGATGTTAATAAATTTAGTTTTACAGTAACTGCAAATAATATTTTTAATGCAGATTATATAGAGTCTGGTTTTGTTCCAATGCCACCAAGTAATATTTTATTAGGTTTAAGATATAATTTTTAAATAAAAAAGATTTTTAAAATTTGTAAATGCCTTGATACGTTTGTATCAAGGCATTTTTTTTAATTTTAATTATTTCTGTAACAAAATATCTTTTAAAGCTACTAATAGATAGAAACCCAACAAACTTTTCGAACATTAAATAGTATTAAGTCTAGAATTAATCTATTAATTATAGTTGTTTAAGAAGTAAATTTCTTTAAAAAAGGTTTCTGTTTATAGACCAAATAAATACGGTTTGTTCAGTCTTAAACTCTTATATTTATTCACTTTAAAACTAACTATTATGATGGAATGGTTTCAAGAGTTAACCTCTTTTCAAAAAACGTACTGGGTACTTGCAGGTATTTCTACTTTTATGTTTTTGCTCGTATTAATTTCTACAATTATTGGTGCAGAAACAGATGATATTGGAGATGTAGATGCAGAAATTGATGCAGATACAGGTGCAGGATTTCAATTTTTTACTTTTAAGAATTTAGTTGCCTTTTTTGCAATTTTCGGATGGAGTGGAATTGCGAGTATAGATGCAGGAAATTCAAAAGGAATCACTATAATTATTTCTATTGTTTGTGGTTTAATTATGATGTTTATTATGGCTGCATTATTTTATTATATCAGCAAATTAACCTCAAGTGGCACCTTAAAAATGCAAAATGCTTTAAATTCTATTGGCGAAGTTTATTTAACAGTTGGCGCAAACAGATCTAAAACAGGTAAAATTCAAATTAAAATTCAAGGATCTTTAAGAGAATTAGAAGCTTTAACAGACCATAATGAAGATTTAAAACAAGGTAAAGTTATTAAAGTAGTAGAAGTAACCAACAACGGAATATTAATTATACAACCACAAAACTAAAAACAACTATGCTAAATATTATAACATTACAAACTAGCCTGCCTGCAGGTTTAATAGGAATAGGAATTGCAATTCTCTTTATTTTTATATTAATAATTGCAATGATAAAACGCTACAAAAGATGTCCTTCAGACAGAATTTTAGTAGTGTATGGAAAAGTAGGTGGAGGCGAATCTGCCAAATGTATTCATGGTGGAGCCGCATTTATTTTTCCGGTAATTCAAGATTATCAATTTTTAGATTTAACACCAATTTCTATTGAAGTGAATTTGGTAAACGCACTTTCTAAACAAAATATTCGAGTAAACGTTCCAAGTAGGTTTACAATTGGTATTTCTACAGAGCCAGGAATTATGCAAAATGCTGCAGAACGTTTATTAGGTTTAGCGCAAAGCGATATTCAAGAATTGGCACAAGAAATTATTTTTGGACAATTACGTTTGGTAGTTGCCTCTATGGATATTGAAGAAATTAATAACGATAGAGACAAGTTTTTAACGAACATTTCTCAGTCTGTAGAAACAGAATTAAAGAAAGTTGGTTTAAAATTAATCAACGTAAATATTACGGATATTGTTGATGAATCTGGCTATATAGAAGCTTTAGGAAAAGAAGCAGCAGCACATGCAATTAACGCAGCAAGAAAATCTGTAGCAGAAAAAAATAGAGATGGTTCTATTGGAGAAGCAAATGCAGTACAAGATGAAAGAAGCCAAGTTGCAGCAGCAAATGCCCAAGCTGTAGAAGGAGAAAATACTGCAAAAATTGCAGTTGCAAATTCCGATTCTTTAAGAAGACAAAGAGAAGCAGAAGCAGAACGTACAGCAATTGCATCCGAAAAAGTACAAACTGCAAACGCATTAAAAGAATCCTATGCAGCAGAGCAAGAAGCAGAAGTTGCTAGAGCAGATAGAGAGCGTTCTTCTCAATTAGCAGATATTATTGTACCTGCAGAGATAGATAAAAGAAAAGTAGAAATAGATGCAGAAGCCCAAGCAGAAAATATTAGAAGAATTGCAAAAGGAGAAGCAGATGCAATTTTATTTAAAGCACAAGCAGAAGCACAAGGTTTGTATGAAGTTTTAACAAAACAAGCACAAGGTTTAGATCAAATTGTAAAAGCAGCTGGAAACGATTCGCAAAACGCAGCGTTATTATTAATTGCAGATAAATTACCAGAATTGGTAAAAATACAAGCAGAAGCTATTAAAAATATTAAAATTGATAAAGTTACTGTTTGGGAAAATGGTGGAGGAAAAGAAGGTAAAACATCTACCTCTAACTTTATTTCTGGTATGTATAAAGCTGTTCCGCCTTTACAAGAAATGTTTAATATGGCAGGAATGGAATTGCCAAGTTATCTAAAAGGAAAAGATATTACAGATATAAAGGCAGAGGATATAACAGATATAAAAACGAATTCTTCATCTAAAGAATAAACCTTTTAATTTTTATGAGAATCATCATTCAATATTTTTTTGAATGATGGTTTTTTGTTTTAACAAAGATTTTACTAACAATTTCTTAACTTTGCATCGTCAAAAAAGCTAAGCTATGTCTTTAAACTTATCTCAAATAGATAGAGTAAAAACAATTACGAAAGAAGATTTTATAAAAAACTATTTTAAGCCACAAAAGCCAGTAGTTATAGAACAGTTTATAGAAGATTGGCCTGCATATTCTAAGTGGAACTTAGAGTACATAAAAGAGGTTGCAGGAGATAAAACTGTGCCTTTGTATGATGATAGGCCTGTAGATTTTAAAGATGGTTTTAACGAGCCACATGCAACCATGAAAATGAGCGAATATGTAGATTTGCTAAAAAGTAAGCCTACAAAATTCAGAATTTTTCTTTGGAATGTTTTAAAAGAAGTACCAGTTTTACAAAAAGATTTTACGTTTCCAGATTTTGGTTTACGATTAATGAAAGGTTTACCAATGTTATTTTTTGGAGGAACAGACTCTTACACTTTTATGCATTATGATATTGATTTAGCGAATATTTTTCATTTTCATTTTGAAGGAAAAAAGGAAATTATTTTGTTCGATCAAAAGCAGAACAAGTATTTGTATAAAATTCCACATTCGTTAATAACTAGAGAAGATATCGATTTTTCGAATCCCGATTTTAACAAATGGCCAGCTTTAAAAAAAGCAAAAGGGTATAAAACGAACTTAGAGCATGGGCAAATTTTATATATGCCAGAAGGTTATTGGCATTATATGAAATATATTACCCCAGGTTTTTCTATGAGTTTAAGAGCAATTGCTAGAAAACCTAAAAATTTATCGAAAGCCATTTACAATGTTTTTGTAATGCGAACAATCGATAATATAATGAGAAGAATAAAAGGACAAAAATGGATCGATTGGAAAAACGAACAAGCCATTATTAAAACAAATTCTTATAATAACCTTTAAAATAGGTATTTATAATTCAGTTTTTTAGTATTTTGCAGTGGTCTAACAAATATTACTAATTATATGAAAGCCTGTCCAAGATGTAAATCTGTGTCTAGGCACAGAATGAGAAGAAAAGGAATTGCTAGATTAATTCCGGGAACTAAATCCTATGCTTGCGATAAATGCAATATAGAGTATACTTGGTTTTCTATTATTAATCGATCATTTAAAATTTAAACTAAAAAGCCTCACAAATCTTGTTGTGAGGCTTTTTAATATTTTAAATAGATGTTTTATTTAATTTCCCAAACTTTGTATCCATCTATAAACATCGTTTCCATTTGCAAAAAGTAGTAATGCAATTAATAAGATAAAACCAACTACTTGTGCATATTCTAAGAATTTATCTCCAGGTTTTCTTCCAGTAATCATTTCCCAAAGTGTAAAAACTACATGACCACCATCCAAAGCAGGTATTGGTAATAAGTTCATAAACCCTAACATGATCGATAAAAATGCGGTAATTTCCCAGAAAGATTGTGCGCTCCATTCAGAAGGAAAAATACTACCTATAGAAATAAAACCACCTAAGCCTTTATATGCTCCAGTACTTGGATTAAAAATCTTTTTCAATTGCTTCATATAATCTGTAAGCGTTTTCCAAGATTTTTTTAAACCAGCAGGAATTGCTTCTGTAAATGAATACTCTATATCTGCTAAATCATAATAGCCCAATTTTTCTAAATCATTAAAAGGTATGGTAGAAAAAACAACACCTAAATTACCACTGTTAGAAACTTTTAAAACCACTTCTTTAGTTTCGTTACCTCTTTTTACGGTTGCAGTAATATCTTGATTTTTGTATTTAGATAAAACTGCTTTTGCTTCATCGTAATAATTTATAGGTGTTCCATTAATGGCTACAATAATATCTCTCTTTTTTAAATCACTTGAAGCATTTAAAGAATCTTTTTGTATTCCACCAATTGTAAATGGGTATCTAGGATATAAAAAAGCTCCAGCATCTTTTCCTCTATCCATTAACTGAGAAATAAAATCTTCTGGAATTTCTTGTTCTAAAACTTGTCCATTTCTTTCTATTTCGTATTTATTTCCGTTGATAAATTCTAAAGATAACCCATTAAATTTCTTTACTTTTTGTCCATCAACTGTTAAAATTTTATCACCAGTTTGTAAACCTAAATTTTCTGCTAATTTATTTTCTACCCAAACACCATCTTTTACATTTTCATTTGGTAGATATTTTTCTCCATAAGCCCACATAAGCATTATGTAAATAAAAATTCCTAAAACAAAGTTTACAAAAACACCACCTAACATAATAATAAGACGTTGCCAAGCTGGTTTCGAACGGAATTCCCAAGGTTGTGGAGGCAAAGCCATTTGCTCTGTATCCATACTTTCGTCTATCATTCCAGAGATTTTAACATAACCTCCTAAAGGAATCCAACCAATTCCGTAAACAGTTTCACCAATTTTTTTCTTGAAAATCGAGAATTTATAATCGAAGAATAAATAGAATTTTTCTACTCTCGTTTTAAACAATTTTGCAGGGATAAAGTGCCCTAATTCGTGCAAAACAATCAACAAAGATAAACTTAAAATAAATTGAGATGCTTTTATTAATATTTCCATTCAGCGTTAAATCATAGTTAAAAAACGTGCAAATGTACGTTTTTAAAGAGAGTTGTAAAAGAACTATCGAAGCTACATTTTTTATTTTAACAAACATTTTAGATTGATCGCTACTAAAACCCCTTTCTAAACGATTTTTTAAGTCGTAAATTTGCAGAAATAACTTCATTTTATGGATTTTAAGTTTTTTAAAAAATCGTTACCTACACTTATTTTTTTAGTGGTTTTCTCTGCTATTGCAATTCCTGTTTTTTATCATTTATTAAAAGTCGATAAAAAACTAAAAGTATTTAATCCTGTAGATGTAAATCCGCAATTGGTAGACGAATCGATGTTGCATATTCAAAAAAACCATAAAATAGCCGATTTTAAGTTGATAAATCAGAATGGAGAAACCATTACAAATAAAAATTATAAAGATAAAATTTACGTTGCAGATTTCTTTTTTACACGTTGTAAAACCATTTGTATTGCTATGGCTTATAATATGAATGAATTACAAGAATATTATAAAAATGATAATGATATTATGTTTCTCTCTCATTCTGTAACTCCTGTAATGGATAGTGTTTCAGTTTTAAAAAAATATGCAGAAAACAAAGGTGTAATAGATGGAAAATGGAATGTAACCACAGGCTCTAAAAAGCATATTTACGAATTGGCGAGGAAGAGTTATTTCGCTGTTTTAGACGAAGGAGATGGAGGAGAAGACGATTTTATTCATACAGAACAATTTGTTTTGGTAGATAAAGAAAGAAGAATTCGTGGTTATTATGATGGAACAGAAAAAGAAGACATGGAAAAGCTGAAGAAAGATATTGTTTTGTTGAAGGAAGAATATGCATCTAAATAACTTGTTTAGAATCATTCTAAATGGTTATCTTTGCTTTCCAAATAAAAAATTGTGAGCACAATTGCATCTTTACATATTGGCGAATTAGGCTATATTTCAGAAGAATCTTTAGATTTTATACCTCTAAAATTATTAGAAATGGGTTGTTTGCCTGGAGCAGAAGTTCAATTAATACAAATTGCGCCTTTAAAAGATCCTCTATACATCTGTGTAAATGGAAGTCATTTGGCAATTAGAAAAGAAACAGCTTCACAAATTAAAATTTTAAAAGCGAATTTATAATGTCTAAAAACGATATAAAAGTTGCTTTAATTGGAAACCCAAATACGGGTAAAACTTCGCTATTTAATCAGCTTACAGGTTTAAATCAGAAAGTTGGTAATTACCCAGGAGTTACTGTAGATAAAAAACAAGGAATTAGTAAATTATCTGCAACACAGAATGCAATTATTACAGATTTACCAGGAACTTATAGTATAAACCCAACATCACTTGACGAAAGTATTGTTTTAAAAACATTACTTAAAAAAGATATTAAAGAATCTCCAGATGTAATTTTAGTAGTTGCAGATGTAGAGAATTTAAAGAGAAATTTATTATTATTTTCTCAAATTAAAGATTTAGAAATCCCTACAGTTTTGGCTATTAACATGGTCGATCAAATGAATAAAAAAGGAATTTCTATAGATTTGTCTTTACTCCAAAAAGAATTAAATACAGAAGTTGTTTTAATTAGTGCTAGAAAAAACCAAGGAATAAACGATGTAAAAGAAGCGATTATTCGTTGTCATGTTGCAGCAAAAGCTTCTCCTTTATGTGGTATAAATTCTAAAATAGATCCAGATTATTTTCAAAAATTAAAAGAAATTAGTCCTAATTATTCTTTGTATGAATTGTGGTTAATGGTTACTCAAAACAACTATCCAGATTCCATTACAAAAGAAGAAAAAGAAAAATTATTAGCGTTTAAACAAGATGTTTCTAAGTTGAAAAAATATCAACATAAAGAAACCATTTATCGTTATCAAGAAATTAATAAAATATTAAAGAAAACTTACATTGTAGATAAAACGAAAGCGACAGATGTTCGTAGTAAATTAGATAAAATATTTACACATAAAATTTTTGGTTATTTTTTCTTTTTTATGATTTTATTGGTCATTTTTCAATCTATTTTCGATTGGGCAACTTTACCAATGGATTTAATAGATACCACTTTTGCGGAATTATCTGACTTTGCAAGAGATCGTTTTCAACCAGGACTTTTAACAGATTTATTGGTAGAAGGAATCATTCCAGGAATTGGAGGTGTGTTAATTTTTATTCCGCAAATTGCCATATTATTTTTATTTATTGCGATTTTAGAAGAAACTGGTTATATGAGTCGTGTTGTTTTTCTGATGGATAAAATTATGCGACGTTTTGGAATGAATGGAAAAAGTATAATTCCATTAATTTCTGGAACAGCATGTGCGATTCCTGCAATTATGGCAACTAGAACAATTTCTAGTTGGAAAGAGCGATTAATAACCATTTTAGTAACTCCATTTACAACCTGTTCTGCAAGATTACCAGTGTATGCGATATTAATTGCATTAATAATTCCTGATATAAAAATCTTAGGGTTTTTAAATCTACAAGGTTTGGTGTTGTTATTGTTATATGCTTTAGGGTTTGGAATGGCTATTTTAGGAGCGTATATCTTGCATAAAACTTTAAAGATTCAGTCAAAATCTTTTTTCGTTGTAGAGATGCCAAATTATAAGATACCTTCTATTAAAAATGTATTTTTTGATGTTTTAGAAAAAACGAAAGCATTTGTTTTTGGAGCAGGAAAAATCATTTTGGCTTTGTCTATTGTATTGTGGTTTTTGGCTTCAAATGGCCCAAAATCATATACAAATGCAACAAAAAATGTGTTAGAGAATGTAGAGAACCAGAACTTATCTCAAGATGAATTAAATCAAAGAATAGCATCCGTAAAATTAGAAAATTCTTACATAGGAATTATGGGGAAAAGTATAGAACCTGCAATAAGACCTTTAGGATATGATTGGAAAATAGGCATCGCTTTAATAACTTCTTTTGCGGCAAGAGAAGTTTTTGTTGGAACTTTGGCAACCATTTACAGTGTAGAAGCAGATGATGAAAACACAGCAACAATTAAAGAAAAAATGCGTTCTGAAATAAACCCAGCAACAGGAGAAAAACGATTTAATTTTGCTGTAGGAATGTCGTTGTTAATTTTTTACGCTTTTGCAATGCAATGTATGGCAACATTGGCAATTGTAAAACGTGAAACAAAAACGTGGAAATGGCCTTTAATTCAGTTTTTTGGAATGGGTTTATTGGCATATGTATCCTCTTTAATTGTTTATCAAATATTAAGTTAATGCAAGAAGTCATCGCTTATTCTTTATTAATTATTGCCTTGTTTTTCTTGGTAAAGAAATATGCATTTCCAAAAAAGAAAAAAGGAAATTGCAATACAGATTGTGGTTGTCACTAGAATCTTAACAGAAATATAAGATATAATTATTGTAATGATTCTTATTTTTGGCAGACTAGATAAAAAATAAATTTAAAAAATATAGTAATTATGAAAAAATCTATAATATCGTTAGTAGTTTTAGCAGTCGTTTTAATATTCTCCAATGAAGCAATTGCTCAGAAATTTCCAAAAATGGATGTAAGTCCAATGGACGCTGCATCTTATCCAAATAATTGGAAAGAAGCAAATAAATTAGTGAAAGTTATCTATAGCCGCCC
This genomic window contains:
- a CDS encoding TonB-dependent receptor plug domain-containing protein, with product MKIKITLLFTAIFFSLQLTAQEETTKRDTLKEVIITSSRIDLPFKKNSRTIDIITTKDIKNSATTNVADLLQQVAGVDIRRRGTAGSQADLYIRGGGFDQTLLLIDGIKMDDSQTGHHTLNAALPLEVIERIEIIKGPAARVFGQNAFTGAINIITKKKLNYTASANIEAGSFGQFNGSVTVGKEYENSSVIAHVGALTSDGYRENSDYNNYNYFLKAVFNKKSQPIEVIGTFFDKKFGAENFYTTNPSFHEYEETQSSLLGVQTTFIGDKLKITPRIYWRRGQDIFLLRRADPNFYRNLHITNKVGAETNASYSSELGITGFGIDISRVSISSNNLGKRDRIMANLFLEHRFKFLKDKLDITPGVAVTYFSDFKFHAFPGLDIGYQISDDFRAYGNIGSTYRIPTYTDLFYNDGTTNGNPNLKPEEAFAQEIGLKYNSGRFSTSVALFNRDATNLIDFIRPDADPATKYTATNIAKVNTKGFELNADYRFNIKDYKQTLAIGYNYLNDDILDQNKDLSRYSLNTLKHQFITRFSSQLFKNVRQNIIYKHAERSIGTSYNVWDASVIVDVNKFSFTVTANNIFNADYIESGFVPMPPSNILLGLRYNF
- a CDS encoding flotillin family protein → MLNIITLQTSLPAGLIGIGIAILFIFILIIAMIKRYKRCPSDRILVVYGKVGGGESAKCIHGGAAFIFPVIQDYQFLDLTPISIEVNLVNALSKQNIRVNVPSRFTIGISTEPGIMQNAAERLLGLAQSDIQELAQEIIFGQLRLVVASMDIEEINNDRDKFLTNISQSVETELKKVGLKLINVNITDIVDESGYIEALGKEAAAHAINAARKSVAEKNRDGSIGEANAVQDERSQVAAANAQAVEGENTAKIAVANSDSLRRQREAEAERTAIASEKVQTANALKESYAAEQEAEVARADRERSSQLADIIVPAEIDKRKVEIDAEAQAENIRRIAKGEADAILFKAQAEAQGLYEVLTKQAQGLDQIVKAAGNDSQNAALLLIADKLPELVKIQAEAIKNIKIDKVTVWENGGGKEGKTSTSNFISGMYKAVPPLQEMFNMAGMELPSYLKGKDITDIKAEDITDIKTNSSSKE
- a CDS encoding cupin-like domain-containing protein is translated as MSLNLSQIDRVKTITKEDFIKNYFKPQKPVVIEQFIEDWPAYSKWNLEYIKEVAGDKTVPLYDDRPVDFKDGFNEPHATMKMSEYVDLLKSKPTKFRIFLWNVLKEVPVLQKDFTFPDFGLRLMKGLPMLFFGGTDSYTFMHYDIDLANIFHFHFEGKKEIILFDQKQNKYLYKIPHSLITREDIDFSNPDFNKWPALKKAKGYKTNLEHGQILYMPEGYWHYMKYITPGFSMSLRAIARKPKNLSKAIYNVFVMRTIDNIMRRIKGQKWIDWKNEQAIIKTNSYNNL
- the rseP gene encoding RIP metalloprotease RseP, which codes for MEILIKASQFILSLSLLIVLHELGHFIPAKLFKTRVEKFYLFFDYKFSIFKKKIGETVYGIGWIPLGGYVKISGMIDESMDTEQMALPPQPWEFRSKPAWQRLIIMLGGVFVNFVLGIFIYIMLMWAYGEKYLPNENVKDGVWVENKLAENLGLQTGDKILTVDGQKVKKFNGLSLEFINGNKYEIERNGQVLEQEIPEDFISQLMDRGKDAGAFLYPRYPFTIGGIQKDSLNASSDLKKRDIIVAINGTPINYYDEAKAVLSKYKNQDITATVKRGNETKEVVLKVSNSGNLGVVFSTIPFNDLEKLGYYDLADIEYSFTEAIPAGLKKSWKTLTDYMKQLKKIFNPSTGAYKGLGGFISIGSIFPSEWSAQSFWEITAFLSIMLGFMNLLPIPALDGGHVVFTLWEMITGRKPGDKFLEYAQVVGFILLIALLLFANGNDVYRWIQSLGN
- a CDS encoding SCO family protein; its protein translation is MDFKFFKKSLPTLIFLVVFSAIAIPVFYHLLKVDKKLKVFNPVDVNPQLVDESMLHIQKNHKIADFKLINQNGETITNKNYKDKIYVADFFFTRCKTICIAMAYNMNELQEYYKNDNDIMFLSHSVTPVMDSVSVLKKYAENKGVIDGKWNVTTGSKKHIYELARKSYFAVLDEGDGGEDDFIHTEQFVLVDKERRIRGYYDGTEKEDMEKLKKDIVLLKEEYASK
- a CDS encoding FeoA family protein; protein product: MSTIASLHIGELGYISEESLDFIPLKLLEMGCLPGAEVQLIQIAPLKDPLYICVNGSHLAIRKETASQIKILKANL
- the feoB gene encoding ferrous iron transport protein B encodes the protein MSKNDIKVALIGNPNTGKTSLFNQLTGLNQKVGNYPGVTVDKKQGISKLSATQNAIITDLPGTYSINPTSLDESIVLKTLLKKDIKESPDVILVVADVENLKRNLLLFSQIKDLEIPTVLAINMVDQMNKKGISIDLSLLQKELNTEVVLISARKNQGINDVKEAIIRCHVAAKASPLCGINSKIDPDYFQKLKEISPNYSLYELWLMVTQNNYPDSITKEEKEKLLAFKQDVSKLKKYQHKETIYRYQEINKILKKTYIVDKTKATDVRSKLDKIFTHKIFGYFFFFMILLVIFQSIFDWATLPMDLIDTTFAELSDFARDRFQPGLLTDLLVEGIIPGIGGVLIFIPQIAILFLFIAILEETGYMSRVVFLMDKIMRRFGMNGKSIIPLISGTACAIPAIMATRTISSWKERLITILVTPFTTCSARLPVYAILIALIIPDIKILGFLNLQGLVLLLLYALGFGMAILGAYILHKTLKIQSKSFFVVEMPNYKIPSIKNVFFDVLEKTKAFVFGAGKIILALSIVLWFLASNGPKSYTNATKNVLENVENQNLSQDELNQRIASVKLENSYIGIMGKSIEPAIRPLGYDWKIGIALITSFAAREVFVGTLATIYSVEADDENTATIKEKMRSEINPATGEKRFNFAVGMSLLIFYAFAMQCMATLAIVKRETKTWKWPLIQFFGMGLLAYVSSLIVYQILS
- a CDS encoding FeoB-associated Cys-rich membrane protein, which codes for MQEVIAYSLLIIALFFLVKKYAFPKKKKGNCNTDCGCH